CAAAAAATCAAAAAATAGTTGGTAAAGGCGAGATTATAACAACAGAGCATCTAGAGGCCTTAGAAAGGCTAGGAGTTCTCACATCATCTAGTACAGCACTACCCTTACTTGGGGTGGTTTTACTTGTTTCAATTTTTTGCGGATCAATTATCATGTATCTTTACCAGTATCGGCCTAATATACTTGAAAATGAATCATTGATAGTCCTTTTAGGTCTTTTGGTAATCAGTACCTTATTAATCTCCAATGCTGTTACATCCATTAATATAGGTATTAATGCTGAGTTTTCAACCTTAGTTGCCTATGCAGCGCCTGTAGCTGCAGGTTCAATGTTAATAGCAATTTTGTTCGACGGGAAGTTTTCAATGTTCATCACTACTCTATTAGCTATTCTCATTGGGATTATGAATGGCCTGGAGCTTCAGTTTGCCTTAGTAGCATTTGTTGGAGGGGCTACTGGAATTTATAGTGTGTCAAAATTAAGTCAGAGATCTGACTTGGTTAAGGCTAGCATCTATATTGTAGGAGCAAATGTAATAACCATTTTAGCTCTTGGCTTAATGTTGAATTATTCACTACCAATGGTTTCTATTTCAATACTTCTTGGTATAACAAATGGAATTCTTTCTTCTGTTCTTACCATTGGAACATTGCCCTTTTGGGAGACAGCATTTAAGATTACAACTTCCGTTAAACTTTTAGAACTATCAAATCCAAATCAACCGTTGCTAAGAAGACTTCTTCTTGAAGCCCCTGGCACTTATCACCATAGCGTAGTCGTAGGCAATATGGCCGAAGCTGCCGCAGATGCAGTTGGTGCTGATACGCTTCTGACAAGGGTAGGAGCAAACTATCATGATATTGGAAAAGTTAAAAGACCGTACTTTTTCATTGAAAATCAGCTTACAAGGGAAAACCCTCATGATAAACTAGCCCCAACTTTGAGCACTTTAATAATAACAGCTCACATTAAAGATGGGATTGAACTTGCCAAGGAGCATGGATTGCCTGAAAGTATAATAGAGATTATTTGTCAGCATCATGGCAAATCCGTAATTTCTTTTTTCTATCATAAGGCCAAGGAAGGTAGTCAAGGAGAAGTATGCCAAGAAGATGATTTTAGATATGACAACCCAAAACCAAGGACAAAAGAGGCAGCAATTGTGATGCTTGCCGATAGTATTGAAGCTGGAGTTAGGTCCATTCAGAAACCTACTCCCAACAAGATAGAAACCTTTGTCACAAAGGTAATCAAGGATAAACTGGAAGATGGCCAGCTTGGAGAATGTGATTTAACTTTTAAAGAGTTGGATATCATAGCGCAATCATTTGTAAAAATATTAACTGGTATTTTTCACTCAAGAATTGAATATCCAGAAAATGTATTGAAGGAAATGGAAAGGGGAAAAAACAATGGAGGCGTATGTAAACAATCAGCAGGATAAAATCACCGTTGAGCAATCTTTAATAATTGTTTTGGAGGATGTAATAAAATTTGTCCTTAATAAAGAGACAATAAAGGATTATGAGATTGGGGTTACACTTGTTGATGACACCTATATTCAAGAGCTAAATAGCAAATATAGAGGAAAAGAAATGCCAACTGACGTTCTTTCATTTCCCCTTACTGACGAAGATGAATTAGATGGTGATACATTTGTTGTGGGAGATGTAGTTATTTCTCTGGAGACTGCAGAGAGACAATCATCTGAATATGGACATTCACTATTGAGAGAAACAGTATACTTGCTGATACATGGTATCTATCATATTCTAGGATATACCCATGATGATGTCGAAAAGAAGAAGGCTATGAGAGCTAAAGAAGAAGATATATTAAAACATTTCAACGTTTTGAGGTAAAGTATGTTAAATAAACTTGCTCTGAGCTTTTATTTTGCCATATCTGGAATACGTTACGCAGTCAAAACCCAAAGAAATATGAAGATACACATCTTTGCACTAATTCTGGTTATAGGAGCGGGATTATGGTTAGATTTGTCTGCAATTGAGTGGTCAATAGTCTTGGTGATGGCTGGACTTGTAATCATTTCAGAAATGTTAAATACTGCCATAGAGGCCCTTGTAGATATGGAAACCCAAGAGTACCACCCCCTAGCAAAAACAGCCAAGGATGTGGCAGCAGGAGCTGTTTTAATTGCAAGTATTATTTCCATAATCATTGGGTTATTTATTTTTGGTTCCAAATTATTGGATAAAGTCGGTATTATATAGGAGAAAAGTAATTATGAGTAATATTAAAAAATATTTATTAACAGGGATATTAACTTTACTGCCAACTGCAGCATCAATCTATGTACTGTGGGCAGTAATCCAGTTTATGGATGGGATTTTCGCTGACCTTTTAGTTTTTGTAATAGGAAAGAAAATCCCGGGTTTAGGTATGATATTGACCCTTGCAGTAATTTTAATTGCAGGTTTTTTAGCAAGTAATTTCATTGGAAGAGCTTTATTAAGAATTAGTGACCTTATTATCAGTAAAATACCTATTGCAAGTAATATTTACAAAACTGTAAAACAGATAGTAGATGCCTTTTATTCTGGGGATAAGAAAAGTTTTAAACAGGTAGTTATGATCGAATACCCAAGAAAAGGATTATTTGTATTGGCTTTCTTAACTGGTGATTCTAAGGGTGAAGTGCAACACAAAACAGATCAGGATGTCGTTAATGTATTCTTGCCAACCACGCCAAATCCAACTTCGGGATTTCTACTTTTTGTACCCAAAAAGGATGTAGTTTTTTTGGATATGCCAGTTGAGGATGGCTTAAAAATGATAATTTCTGGTGGTGTAGTTGTTCCATCATATCCGGCAGTAAAAGAGTTCACGAGAGAAGGTGGCGCAGAGTGAAACAGCTTTTTAAGAAATTGGGAATAATTCATCTTCTGGGTGTAATTATATTAATAGTGTTATTATTTAATTCATTTCTGCTTGCCAGAACAATGGGCCATGTCCAGCTCCCTGGGGAAATGTCCAGTATTGATATTGCTCGAGAAGGTGCGAGGATGTCAATTAGTTTAAATGAACAATTAGCGAGAGATGTTGATGTTTTTGAAACAAGTGCAGTACGTGAGGTTATTGCTCAATTCAAATATGAAGTGGATAGAGCAAGTACTGTTGAAGATATTGTTACCTTAGTTACCGATTATAGTATAAAGGTACAAGGGGTCATAACAAGGGAACAGGAAAGCAAAAGACGTGATGCAGTTTTATCTCTTATCAGTCAAGACACTAAGCTACCAACCTATAGGGGTGAAGATGTTATTTCTGTCTGGAAGGGAGAAGATGGGGTTCGAATTGTGGACCCTACAACTTTGTTGACAGACGAAACAAAGGAAGAGCTGTTTGAACATCCTCTTTTACAAGGGCCAAGTTGGTCATTGATAGAGATTGCCGTTAAGGATGGTCAGGCAACTTTAATGACATCACGCAGCATGCTTGATAAGATTAGGATATTGGAAGATGATAAATCTAATTTAGAAAGAACCTTGAAACAGGTAAAAAGTCAGGCAGGTTACTCAGACATTAATGGAACTGGCATTATAGTGGAGATGTATGATTCTGAGGTAGGATTTAGCTCCATAGATATTGTTCATGATAGAGATGTGAGGGATGTAGTAAATGAACTATTTGCTGCGGGTGCTAGAGGAGTTAGTGTGGGTGGACAAAGGCTAATTACTACTTCTTCTATACGCTGTGCAGGTCCAATAATATTAGTTAATCAGAAACCTATTGCCGTAGATCCAATCGTTATTAAAGCAGTAGGTGATGCTGAAGTTTTACAAAGCAGTCTAGAGTTAATTAGAAGGGAATTAAAGGAGTTTGGAATTGGCATTGAGGTAACAATTGAAGAAAGTATTACCTTGCCAGCATATTCTGAGTGATTCAAGAAGAATTCAGAAGACAGAATACAGAATTCAGAAGATAGGACTAGTTCCTCAAGCTCTTATTCTGACTACTGACTACTGTATTCTGAATTCTAATGCTATTAGAAGGTGGTGTTAAAATGAATTTAGAAAAACTTCTTGAAGATGCTAAAAAAGCTAGAAATTATTCATATTCCCCGTATTCTAAATTCCCCGTAGGGGCAGCTGTGTTAACTAAAGATGGAACAGTATATACAGGATGTAACGTGGAAAATGCAGCCTATGGTATAACCATGTGTGCCGAGAAGGTCGCCATAGCAAAGGCTGTTTCTGAGGGAAATCAATATATTGCAGTAATAGCCATTGTTGGAGATACAGAAGGTCCTTGTAGGCCCTGTGGATCCTGTAGACAGTTTATTTTGGAATTTGGGGATGAAATTACTGTTGTTATGGGAAATTTAAAGGGTGAGACCGAAACCAAAAGCATAAATGATCTTATACCATTTAGTTTCAGCAAAAAAGATCTTTAAAAGATTACCCGTGTCTTTGTATAGAATATAAACAGGATTCTTAACTCAGGTGGAGTTTCCCACAGGATTAGTTCAACTAGAGTTCAGGGAAAGTCACCTGAACTAAGTTTCACTGAATGACTCCATCTGAGTTTTAGAAACCGTTATCCAGGGACGTAGCGCCACTTATCTCCCACTTGCGACTGTAGTTCTAGCATTGTGATTTTTGCAATGCGTAGAAATACTAGTGCAAGGCT
Above is a genomic segment from Desulfitibacter sp. BRH_c19 containing:
- a CDS encoding cytidine deaminase; this translates as MNLEKLLEDAKKARNYSYSPYSKFPVGAAVLTKDGTVYTGCNVENAAYGITMCAEKVAIAKAVSEGNQYIAVIAIVGDTEGPCRPCGSCRQFILEFGDEITVVMGNLKGETETKSINDLIPFSFSKKDL
- a CDS encoding diacylglycerol kinase; this translates as MLNKLALSFYFAISGIRYAVKTQRNMKIHIFALILVIGAGLWLDLSAIEWSIVLVMAGLVIISEMLNTAIEALVDMETQEYHPLAKTAKDVAAGAVLIASIISIIIGLFIFGSKLLDKVGII